The sequence CTTTTGGATGCGAGCTGGTTCGCGCAGTCATGCTGAATTTGCTCCTGTCATTCCGTGCATCCCGTCGGCCGATTTATGTTATCTACGTTAATCCAGTATGCGCCCAAGTGCTCATCGAATGTGGTTTGAGGCCTGTATCAGAGATCGCCGGCGAAGCGAAGATATTCATGATTGCTTAGAAAGGCAGGTATCAGTGAAAACCATAAAAGAATCCGTTAGCATCATCATTCCGGCATACCAGGAAGCCGCGAATATTTCCTCTGTGGTTGCCAAGGTCAAAGCGGTCTTGCAAACGCTTCCTTGCGAGAGTGAAGTCATCGTCGTTTGCGACGGCTCTACCGACGGCACGGGGGATGTTGCCGAAGCCGCAGGGGCGAATGTTGTCAGGCACCCGTACAACAAAGGCTATGGGGCGGCTTTGAAAACCGGCATCCGCGCGGCTGCCGGGCGGACCGTCGTTTTCATTGATGCGGACGGGCAGCATGACGCGAATGACATTTTTCGCTTGGTGGCCGAACGCCAAACCTACGACATGGTTGTGGGCGCCCGAAAGGGGACGGCGGGCTCCCCGCTGATGCGCAAGCCTGGAAAGATATTCCTCGGTTGGCTGGCCAACCGCCTGACCGGGCGGAAGATACCGGATCTGAATTCCGGCTGCCGTGCGGTGGATCGCGAAATGGCCCTGCGTTTCCTGCCGTTGCTGCCCAATGGTTTTTCATTTTCAACCACCGCGACCATTGCGGCGTTCAAGGGCGGCTACACGGTCAAGCACATTCCGATCGAGGTGGCCAGGCGCGCAGGGAAAAGCACGGTGTCCGTGGCGGATGGTTTCAATACCATCATGCTGATTATCCGCATCGTCACCTTGTTTGCCCCGTTGCGAGTATTCTTGCCGATAAGCCTCGCCACGTTTCTGATCGGGGCCGGATTTACCATCAACAGCTACTATACGGTGGGTGAATCGAGCCTTCGCGGATTGATCGCTTTATTGGCATCGGTTCATTTTTTTCTGTTTGGCATTTTGGTTGATCAGGTGGTTGCCATTCGTCGGGGGGAGCACATTCAATGAAACAGTCAGTCCGTGGACTTCCACAGAGAATTTTGGATGCGCTGTTTTTCCCAATAAGAGCTTTATTCGTGCCGGAGGAACGTTCCTTCGGTCTGACTTCATTGCGCGATGAACGATTTGAAATCGTCGCCATGCATGCCAAGGGCAAAGTTCTCGACATCGGCTGTGGAAAGGACAACCTGTTTATCAAAAACTGGTGCGATCATCCGGAGAGTGTCGGGATTGATGTCTACGCCTACGGCGGCGTTGAACGGGTACATCAGGATATGACCCACTTGCCGTATGCGGACAATACCTTTGACACGGTCACTTTGA is a genomic window of Candidatus Methylomirabilis limnetica containing:
- a CDS encoding glycosyltransferase family 2 protein translates to MKTIKESVSIIIPAYQEAANISSVVAKVKAVLQTLPCESEVIVVCDGSTDGTGDVAEAAGANVVRHPYNKGYGAALKTGIRAAAGRTVVFIDADGQHDANDIFRLVAERQTYDMVVGARKGTAGSPLMRKPGKIFLGWLANRLTGRKIPDLNSGCRAVDREMALRFLPLLPNGFSFSTTATIAAFKGGYTVKHIPIEVARRAGKSTVSVADGFNTIMLIIRIVTLFAPLRVFLPISLATFLIGAGFTINSYYTVGESSLRGLIALLASVHFFLFGILVDQVVAIRRGEHIQ